A single genomic interval of Microbacterium hydrocarbonoxydans harbors:
- a CDS encoding exodeoxyribonuclease VII small subunit translates to MSALNDTPVDTLSFEAARDELVRVVSELEQGAPTLEQSLALWERGEALAARCEEWLLGAKRRLDAARSAASDSSGASDSSGDES, encoded by the coding sequence GTGAGTGCGCTGAACGACACCCCTGTGGACACGCTGTCGTTCGAAGCCGCTCGAGACGAGCTGGTCAGGGTGGTCTCGGAGCTCGAGCAGGGGGCGCCCACGCTCGAGCAGTCGCTCGCCCTCTGGGAACGTGGCGAGGCCCTCGCGGCCCGCTGCGAGGAGTGGCTCCTGGGCGCCAAGCGCCGCCTCGACGCCGCACGCTCGGCCGCATCCGACTCCTCCGGCGCATCAGACTCCTCCGGGGACGAGTCGTGA
- a CDS encoding DUF4245 family protein: protein MNKPAPIVAELGRPETPAETAARKAASSKAYRSSQTVRSLVAALIATLAIVAVIVFAVPRGEPATTEDIDVAGIAADVESTVGSPVIVPELGSFWRVNAAGLTSGAPMVWDVTLAPAAQNERGFIKLAQAFGTDASWAPQRLNGTAPTDTTTIDGVEWDVYDLGDAGAKQNITYAIGTQAGDDYLLLYGSRSAESAAELAESLLPQIRELSETR, encoded by the coding sequence GTGAACAAGCCGGCCCCGATCGTCGCGGAGCTCGGACGCCCGGAGACCCCCGCCGAGACCGCGGCCCGCAAGGCCGCCTCGAGCAAGGCCTATCGATCGAGCCAGACCGTGCGGAGCCTCGTCGCCGCCCTCATCGCCACTCTGGCGATCGTCGCGGTGATCGTCTTCGCCGTTCCGCGCGGGGAGCCAGCGACCACGGAGGACATCGACGTCGCCGGCATCGCCGCCGACGTGGAATCCACCGTCGGGAGCCCGGTCATCGTCCCCGAACTCGGATCGTTCTGGCGTGTCAACGCCGCAGGCCTCACCAGCGGCGCCCCGATGGTCTGGGACGTGACGCTGGCCCCGGCTGCCCAGAACGAGCGCGGCTTCATCAAGCTCGCACAGGCCTTCGGCACGGATGCGTCGTGGGCCCCGCAGCGTCTCAACGGCACGGCCCCGACCGACACCACGACCATCGACGGCGTGGAGTGGGACGTCTACGACCTCGGCGACGCCGGCGCGAAGCAGAACATCACCTACGCGATCGGGACCCAGGCGGGCGACGACTACCTGCTGCTCTACGGTTCCCGCTCGGCCGAGTCCGCCGCCGAACTCGCCGAATCGCTCCTCCCCCAGATCCGCGAACTCTCGGAGACCCGATGA
- a CDS encoding carbonic anhydrase, whose translation MTPVLTPAAAWTQMQEGNRRFVADAPRHPNQDVARRKHLAAAQHPVATLFGCSDSRLAAEIIFDLGLGDLFVVRNAGQVIGESIVASLEYAVAVLNVPLIVVLAHDSCGAVRAAIDGTAIDAAPLPPHIWKLIAPIVPAARKVLAESGGSTVAEIDAELVGQEHLRNTVRDLLQSSEVISNAVAEGRLGIVGANYRLAEGTAVPVITVGIDDDGIDTEGHSPATKEGSE comes from the coding sequence ATGACCCCCGTGCTCACTCCCGCCGCCGCCTGGACGCAGATGCAGGAGGGCAACCGGCGATTCGTGGCCGACGCCCCCCGGCACCCCAACCAGGACGTGGCCCGGCGCAAGCACCTCGCTGCGGCGCAGCATCCCGTCGCCACGCTGTTCGGATGCTCCGACTCGCGTCTGGCCGCCGAGATCATCTTCGACCTCGGCCTCGGCGACCTCTTCGTCGTCCGCAACGCCGGACAGGTCATCGGCGAGTCGATCGTCGCGAGCCTCGAGTACGCGGTTGCGGTTCTGAACGTGCCGCTGATCGTCGTCCTCGCCCACGACTCCTGCGGCGCCGTGCGCGCAGCGATCGACGGCACCGCGATCGACGCGGCACCCCTGCCTCCGCACATCTGGAAGCTCATCGCCCCGATCGTCCCCGCCGCCCGCAAGGTGCTCGCCGAGAGCGGCGGAAGCACCGTCGCCGAGATCGACGCCGAACTCGTCGGCCAGGAGCACCTGCGCAACACCGTCAGAGACCTGCTGCAGTCGTCCGAGGTGATCTCGAACGCCGTCGCGGAAGGCCGTCTGGGCATCGTCGGCGCGAACTACCGACTCGCCGAGGGCACTGCGGTGCCCGTCATCACGGTCGGGATCGACGACGACGGAATCGACACCGAGGGGCACAGCCCCGCAACCAAGGAGGGTTCGGAATGA
- a CDS encoding class II fumarate hydratase: protein MTDQHSGADAQGYRIEHDTMGEVRVPVNALYGAQTQRAVENFPISGKGLESTQIAALARIKKAAALANKELGTLDGAIADAIAQAADQVASGAHDGEFPVDTYQTGSGTSSNMNMNEVLATLATRILGANVHPNDHVNASQSSNDVFPTSVHIAVTQALIDTLIPALDHLAVAFEAKAELWKDAVKSGRTHLMDATPVTLGQEFGGYARQMRLGIERVQSALPRVAEVPLGGTATGTGINTPLGFPQKVIELLAAETELPITEAKDHFEAQANRDGLVEASGALRTIAVSLTKINNDLRWMGSGPNTGLGELHIPDLQPGSSIMPGKVNPVVPEAVLMVCARVIGNDATVAWAGASGSFELNVAIPVMGTAVLESIRLLANASRVLADKTVDGLQANLDRAASFAGMSPSIVTPLNKLIGYEAAAKIAKHSVAKGITVRDAVIDLGYVERGELTIEQLDEKLDLLSMTHPG, encoded by the coding sequence ATGACCGACCAGCACAGCGGCGCGGACGCGCAGGGATACCGCATCGAGCACGACACGATGGGCGAGGTGCGGGTTCCCGTCAACGCACTCTACGGCGCTCAGACGCAGCGTGCGGTGGAGAACTTCCCCATCTCGGGCAAGGGTCTGGAGTCCACCCAGATCGCTGCGCTCGCACGCATCAAGAAGGCGGCGGCGCTCGCGAACAAGGAGCTCGGCACGCTCGACGGCGCGATCGCGGACGCGATCGCCCAGGCGGCCGACCAGGTCGCCTCCGGCGCTCACGACGGCGAGTTCCCCGTCGACACCTACCAGACCGGCTCTGGCACGTCGTCGAACATGAACATGAACGAGGTCCTCGCGACGCTCGCCACCCGCATCCTCGGTGCGAACGTGCACCCGAACGATCACGTCAACGCGTCGCAGTCGTCGAACGACGTGTTCCCGACCTCCGTGCACATCGCCGTCACGCAGGCTCTGATCGACACGCTCATCCCGGCCCTCGACCACCTCGCCGTCGCCTTCGAGGCGAAGGCCGAGCTGTGGAAGGACGCCGTGAAGTCCGGCCGCACCCACCTGATGGATGCGACGCCGGTCACCCTCGGCCAGGAGTTCGGCGGTTACGCACGTCAGATGCGTCTCGGCATCGAGCGCGTCCAGTCGGCTCTCCCCCGCGTCGCCGAGGTGCCGCTGGGCGGCACCGCCACCGGAACCGGCATCAACACCCCGCTCGGATTCCCGCAGAAGGTGATCGAGCTGCTCGCGGCCGAGACCGAGCTGCCGATCACGGAGGCCAAGGACCACTTCGAGGCCCAGGCCAACCGCGACGGTCTCGTCGAGGCATCCGGCGCCCTCCGCACGATCGCGGTCTCGCTGACCAAGATCAACAACGACCTGCGCTGGATGGGCTCCGGCCCGAACACCGGTCTCGGCGAGCTGCACATCCCCGATCTGCAGCCCGGCTCGTCGATCATGCCCGGCAAGGTGAACCCGGTCGTCCCCGAGGCGGTGCTCATGGTCTGCGCCCGTGTCATCGGCAACGACGCCACCGTCGCCTGGGCCGGTGCGTCCGGTTCGTTCGAGCTCAACGTCGCCATCCCGGTCATGGGCACGGCGGTCCTGGAGTCGATCCGCCTGCTCGCCAACGCCTCGCGCGTGCTCGCCGACAAGACCGTCGACGGTCTGCAGGCGAACCTCGACCGCGCAGCCTCCTTCGCCGGCATGAGCCCGTCGATCGTGACGCCGCTCAACAAGCTGATCGGCTACGAGGCCGCGGCGAAGATCGCCAAGCACTCGGTCGCGAAGGGCATCACGGTGCGCGACGCCGTGATCGACCTCGGCTACGTCGAGCGCGGCGAGCTGACGATCGAGCAGCTCGACGAGAAGCTCGACCTGCTGTCGATGACCCACCCTGGTTGA
- a CDS encoding DUF559 domain-containing protein, which produces MLSAPDTIQRLVGIARGSHLQSLGFDRRTLSRSVDAGEIERLRPGVFASGRVPDDVRTAVLHGGAATCVTVLRAQGVWTLPTAAAVHVWLGPGRHGHPHPDCACVIHYYRGDRALAAASLTVALVHVRRCAGDEAFFAAFESAWRLGKLSKAARGRVRAALPQYARWLVDIARPDADSGLESLLRLRLHLLGIRLDCQVVIDGVGRVDFVIDGRLILEADGKSNHDDASHRHRDLVRDSAASIRGYETLRFDYAQIVHDWPEVQTSVLAAIHRLSMQD; this is translated from the coding sequence ATGCTCTCCGCACCCGACACCATCCAGCGGCTCGTCGGGATCGCGCGCGGTTCGCACCTCCAGAGCCTCGGTTTCGATCGACGCACGTTGTCGCGCAGCGTGGATGCCGGGGAGATCGAGCGGCTGCGTCCGGGGGTCTTCGCGTCGGGTCGCGTACCGGACGACGTCCGCACCGCTGTCCTGCACGGCGGCGCAGCGACCTGTGTGACCGTGCTTCGCGCACAAGGAGTGTGGACGCTGCCCACGGCAGCCGCTGTGCATGTGTGGCTCGGTCCCGGCCGCCACGGTCATCCGCATCCCGACTGTGCCTGCGTCATCCACTACTACCGAGGCGATCGTGCCCTCGCTGCCGCATCGCTCACGGTGGCACTCGTGCACGTCCGACGATGCGCCGGCGACGAGGCGTTCTTCGCGGCCTTCGAGTCCGCGTGGCGACTCGGCAAGCTCTCGAAGGCGGCGCGGGGCAGAGTTCGAGCTGCGCTCCCGCAGTACGCGCGCTGGCTCGTCGATATCGCGCGGCCGGATGCGGACAGCGGGCTCGAGTCCCTCCTGCGGTTGAGACTGCACCTCCTCGGCATCCGACTCGATTGCCAGGTCGTGATCGACGGAGTCGGTCGCGTCGACTTCGTCATCGACGGGCGACTGATCCTCGAGGCGGACGGCAAGTCGAATCATGACGATGCATCACACCGGCACCGGGATCTGGTCAGGGACTCGGCGGCCTCGATCCGCGGGTACGAGACGCTGCGATTCGACTACGCGCAGATCGTGCACGACTGGCCGGAAGTACAGACGTCGGTCCTCGCTGCGATCCACCGTCTGTCGATGCAGGACTGA
- a CDS encoding YbdD/YjiX family protein, whose amino-acid sequence MAAMTGTARRVWKAVAWYVNGVTGQSRYADYLAHERERHPDRVPLTEREFWRAHYAQQDADPGARCC is encoded by the coding sequence ATGGCGGCGATGACCGGGACCGCGCGGCGTGTCTGGAAGGCGGTCGCCTGGTACGTGAACGGTGTGACGGGTCAGTCGCGCTACGCCGACTATCTCGCTCACGAGCGGGAGCGGCATCCCGATAGGGTGCCGCTCACTGAGCGCGAGTTCTGGCGGGCGCACTATGCCCAACAGGATGCCGACCCCGGCGCTCGCTGCTGCTGA
- a CDS encoding carbon starvation CstA family protein, with the protein MSDATKTVEDPSLPPVAVDEKPRWTPLKIVLWVAIALLGGLAWTMLAIVRGETVNAIWFVFAAVCTYLVFYRFYSKFIERNLVKPDDRRATPAEYKADGKDYVATDRRVLFGHHFAAIAGAGPLVGPVLAAQMGYLPGTLWIIVGVVLAGAVQDYLVMFFSMRRGGRSLGQMARDELGRFGGTAAIVATLLIMIIITAILALVVVNALGESPWGVFSVAMTIPIALFMGAYLRWIRPGKITEVSLIGFVLLMAAIIGGGMVAETDWGQALFTLDRTTIAWGIIIYGFIAAVLPVWMLLAPRDYLSTFMKIGVIVALAVAILFVRPEITVPAFSEFAGGETGPVWSGALFPFLFVTIACGALSGFHALISSGTTPKMIEKEKQTRFIGYGGMLMESFVAIMALVAAISIDRGLYFAMNSSPAATLGTVEGAVQFVNSLGLTGVNLTPEMLTSTAEAVGEESIVSRTGGAPTLALGLAHIMQQWIGGTGMMAFWYHFAIMFEALFILTAVDAGTRVARFMLQDSVGNVIPRFKDTSWRAGAWICTAVMVAGWGAVLIMGVTDPLGGINTLFPLFGIANQLLAAIALAVVLTIVARRRTFRALWVVALPLAFVTVVTVTASLQKIFSTVPQVGYFANHVAFRDALAAGETSFGTATSVAAMEAVVRNTMIQGVLSATFLVLSVIVITISLVKVIQALRPGPVVDHEDPEVPSRRFAPAGLFSSREERAVEKEWDSLPASAQPTRGH; encoded by the coding sequence ATGAGCGATGCGACCAAGACCGTCGAAGACCCCTCTCTTCCCCCTGTGGCGGTGGATGAGAAACCGAGATGGACGCCGCTGAAGATCGTGCTGTGGGTGGCGATCGCGCTGCTCGGCGGTCTGGCCTGGACCATGCTCGCGATCGTGCGAGGCGAGACCGTGAACGCGATCTGGTTCGTGTTCGCCGCAGTCTGCACGTACCTCGTGTTCTACCGCTTCTACTCCAAGTTCATCGAGCGCAATCTCGTGAAGCCCGACGACCGACGGGCGACGCCCGCCGAGTACAAGGCCGACGGCAAGGACTACGTCGCGACCGATCGTCGCGTGCTGTTCGGCCACCACTTCGCGGCCATCGCGGGCGCGGGTCCGCTGGTCGGACCGGTGCTGGCGGCGCAGATGGGCTACCTGCCCGGCACCCTGTGGATCATCGTGGGCGTCGTGCTGGCGGGGGCGGTGCAGGACTACCTGGTGATGTTCTTCTCGATGCGTCGCGGCGGACGCTCGCTCGGGCAGATGGCGCGCGATGAGCTCGGGCGCTTCGGCGGCACCGCGGCGATCGTGGCGACGCTGCTCATCATGATCATCATCACCGCCATCCTCGCCCTGGTGGTCGTGAACGCCCTCGGCGAGAGCCCCTGGGGCGTCTTCTCGGTGGCGATGACCATCCCGATCGCGCTGTTCATGGGGGCGTACCTCCGCTGGATCCGGCCGGGCAAGATCACCGAGGTGTCGCTCATCGGCTTCGTGCTGCTCATGGCGGCGATCATCGGCGGCGGCATGGTCGCCGAGACCGACTGGGGTCAGGCGCTCTTCACCCTCGATCGCACCACGATCGCATGGGGCATCATCATCTACGGCTTCATCGCCGCCGTGCTGCCGGTCTGGATGCTGCTGGCACCGCGCGACTACCTCTCGACCTTCATGAAGATCGGGGTGATCGTCGCACTCGCTGTGGCGATCCTGTTCGTGCGGCCGGAGATCACCGTCCCCGCGTTCAGCGAGTTCGCGGGCGGGGAGACCGGCCCGGTGTGGTCGGGGGCACTGTTCCCGTTCCTGTTCGTCACGATCGCCTGCGGTGCCCTGAGCGGGTTCCACGCCCTCATCTCGTCCGGCACGACGCCGAAGATGATCGAGAAGGAGAAGCAGACCCGGTTCATCGGCTACGGCGGGATGCTCATGGAGTCGTTCGTGGCGATCATGGCGCTCGTCGCCGCGATCTCGATCGATCGCGGGCTCTACTTCGCGATGAACTCGTCGCCGGCAGCGACCCTCGGCACGGTCGAGGGTGCAGTGCAGTTCGTGAACAGTCTCGGGCTGACCGGGGTGAACCTCACGCCCGAGATGCTCACGAGCACGGCCGAGGCGGTGGGCGAGGAATCGATCGTCTCGCGCACCGGTGGCGCCCCGACGCTGGCCCTCGGTCTCGCGCACATCATGCAGCAATGGATCGGCGGCACCGGGATGATGGCCTTCTGGTATCACTTCGCCATCATGTTCGAGGCTCTCTTCATCCTCACGGCCGTGGATGCCGGCACCCGTGTCGCGCGGTTCATGCTCCAGGACTCGGTGGGCAACGTCATCCCGCGCTTCAAGGACACGTCGTGGAGGGCCGGAGCGTGGATCTGCACCGCGGTGATGGTGGCCGGTTGGGGTGCGGTGCTCATCATGGGAGTGACCGATCCGCTCGGCGGCATCAACACCCTGTTCCCGCTCTTCGGCATTGCGAATCAGCTGCTCGCGGCGATCGCCCTTGCCGTGGTGCTCACGATCGTGGCGCGAAGGCGTACCTTCCGGGCGCTCTGGGTGGTGGCTCTGCCGCTGGCGTTCGTGACGGTCGTGACGGTCACCGCCTCCCTGCAGAAGATCTTCTCCACCGTGCCGCAGGTCGGGTACTTCGCCAACCACGTCGCCTTCCGTGACGCGCTGGCGGCGGGGGAGACGTCTTTCGGCACGGCGACGAGCGTCGCGGCGATGGAGGCCGTCGTCCGCAACACGATGATTCAGGGAGTGCTGTCGGCGACGTTCCTCGTGCTGTCGGTGATCGTGATCACGATCTCGCTCGTGAAGGTCATCCAGGCGCTGCGCCCAGGGCCGGTCGTCGATCATGAGGATCCCGAGGTGCCCTCTCGACGCTTCGCTCCCGCCGGTCTGTTCTCCTCTCGGGAGGAGCGGGCCGTGGAGAAGGAGTGGGACTCGCTGCCGGCATCCGCTCAGCCGACGAGGGGGCACTGA
- a CDS encoding PhoH family protein: MTSRTAQQSTSTAQQSTRKSTTRAASADPDQDLRTYVLDTSVLLSDPQAFFRFAEHSVVLPVVVITELEGKRHDPEIGYFARQALRHLDDLRIEHGRLDFPVEVGEGGTLRVELANTDSSILPAGIRLSDNDTRILSVAMNLAQDGQDVTIVSKDLPMRVKAASLGLRAEEYLAEQAVDSGWTGITTLDLSGDEISDLYESEVGISEDARGLPVNTGLIIHSERGSALGRVTGDGEYKLVRGDRDIFGMHGRSAEQRIAIDLLTDPDVGIVSLGGRAGTGKSALALCAGLEAVLERQQQKKIIVFRPLFAVGGQELGYLPGDQGEKMGPWGQAVFDTLGSVVSGNVMEEVVERGILEVLPLTHIRGRSLHDAFVIVDEAQSLERNVLLTVLSRMGQNSRVILTHDVGQRDNLRVGRHDGIASVIETLKGHDLFAHVTLMRSERSAIAALVTELLEGGELS; encoded by the coding sequence GTGACCTCACGTACAGCGCAGCAGTCCACCAGCACCGCGCAGCAGTCCACCCGTAAGTCGACGACGCGAGCGGCATCCGCTGATCCTGACCAGGACCTGCGGACCTATGTGCTCGACACGTCCGTCCTGCTGAGCGATCCGCAGGCCTTCTTCCGCTTCGCCGAGCATTCGGTGGTGCTGCCCGTCGTGGTCATCACCGAACTCGAGGGAAAGCGCCACGACCCGGAGATCGGATACTTCGCCCGCCAGGCGCTGCGTCACCTCGACGATCTGCGCATCGAGCACGGGCGACTCGACTTCCCGGTGGAGGTGGGCGAAGGCGGCACCCTGCGCGTCGAGCTCGCGAACACCGATTCGTCGATCCTTCCGGCCGGCATCCGCCTGAGCGACAACGACACCCGCATCCTCTCGGTCGCGATGAACCTCGCGCAGGACGGGCAGGACGTCACGATCGTCTCCAAAGACCTTCCGATGCGCGTGAAGGCCGCATCCCTCGGTCTGCGCGCCGAGGAGTACCTGGCCGAGCAGGCCGTCGACTCCGGGTGGACGGGCATCACCACGCTCGACCTCTCCGGTGACGAGATCAGCGACCTCTACGAGAGCGAGGTCGGCATCAGCGAAGACGCCAGGGGGCTTCCGGTGAACACCGGGCTCATCATCCACTCCGAGCGCGGATCCGCACTCGGCCGGGTGACGGGCGACGGCGAGTACAAGCTCGTGCGCGGCGACCGGGACATCTTCGGAATGCACGGTCGCTCCGCCGAGCAGCGCATCGCGATCGATCTGCTCACGGACCCCGATGTGGGGATCGTCTCGCTCGGCGGACGAGCGGGGACCGGCAAGTCGGCGCTCGCGCTGTGCGCCGGCCTCGAAGCGGTGCTCGAACGCCAGCAGCAGAAGAAGATCATCGTCTTCCGTCCGCTGTTCGCCGTCGGTGGCCAGGAGCTCGGCTACCTCCCCGGCGACCAGGGCGAGAAGATGGGGCCCTGGGGGCAGGCGGTCTTCGACACCCTCGGTTCGGTCGTGTCGGGCAACGTCATGGAGGAGGTCGTCGAGCGCGGCATCCTCGAGGTGCTTCCGCTCACGCACATCCGCGGCCGTTCCCTGCACGATGCGTTCGTGATCGTCGACGAGGCGCAGTCGCTCGAGCGCAACGTCCTCCTCACGGTGCTCAGCCGCATGGGGCAGAACTCGCGCGTCATCCTCACCCACGACGTCGGCCAGCGCGACAACCTGCGCGTCGGGCGTCACGACGGCATCGCCAGCGTCATCGAGACGCTCAAGGGGCACGATCTCTTCGCGCACGTGACGCTGATGCGGTCCGAGCGCTCCGCGATCGCCGCTCTCGTCACCGAACTGCTGGAGGGGGGCGAGCTCAGCTAG
- a CDS encoding isoprenyl transferase: MSREGQGRGPLYRLYTSRLRRHLDPASVPRHVAMMIDGNRRWARQLGYATPAEGHRAGAAKMREFLGWCDELGIPVVSLYLLSSDNLLKRDSAELADLIEIIAELAEALSQEGNWRVKHVGRSDILPPELARVLEDAQERTRDHTGLHVNLAVGYGGRNEIVDAVRSIVTAHQASGGTIEDLAAHLTPEMIGEHLYTGGQPDPDLVIRTSGEQRLSDFLLWQSAHSEFYFVEALGPDLRQVDFLRAIRDYADRDRRFGR; the protein is encoded by the coding sequence ATGTCACGTGAGGGTCAGGGGCGGGGGCCGCTGTACCGCCTCTACACCAGCCGGCTGCGCCGCCACCTGGATCCTGCGTCCGTGCCGCGTCACGTGGCCATGATGATCGACGGCAACCGTCGATGGGCCCGGCAGCTGGGCTACGCCACCCCGGCGGAGGGGCACCGCGCCGGCGCTGCGAAGATGCGTGAGTTCCTCGGTTGGTGCGACGAGCTCGGCATCCCCGTCGTCTCGCTCTACCTGCTCTCGAGCGACAACCTGCTCAAGCGCGATTCCGCCGAACTCGCGGACCTCATCGAGATCATCGCCGAGCTCGCCGAGGCGCTGTCGCAGGAGGGCAACTGGAGGGTGAAGCACGTCGGCCGCTCCGACATCCTTCCACCCGAGCTCGCGCGCGTGCTCGAAGATGCCCAGGAGCGCACCCGCGACCACACCGGACTGCACGTGAACCTCGCGGTCGGGTACGGCGGGCGCAACGAGATCGTCGACGCGGTGCGCAGCATCGTCACGGCGCACCAGGCATCAGGCGGCACGATCGAGGACCTCGCCGCGCATCTCACACCCGAGATGATCGGAGAGCACCTCTACACCGGAGGGCAGCCAGACCCCGATCTCGTGATCCGCACCAGCGGCGAGCAGCGGCTCAGCGACTTCCTGCTCTGGCAGAGCGCGCACAGCGAGTTCTACTTCGTCGAGGCGCTCGGGCCCGATCTGCGGCAGGTCGACTTCCTCCGGGCGATCCGCGACTACGCCGACCGCGATCGGCGGTTCGGCCGCTGA
- the trhA gene encoding PAQR family membrane homeostasis protein TrhA, translating into MEEAAHDAAVDIKPTWRGWLHAATFPVAIVTGIVLITVAQGGAAKWAAAVFMATSLLLFGNSALYHRIDWSPKVKIILKRIDHANILLLIAGTYTPLAVLALPPEKGGLLLILVWSGALLGILFRVFWIDAPRWLYVALYLLLGWAAVMYMADLLAANPTMMALVIVGGLLYTGGAIVYALKKPNPWPGHFGFHEIFHLCTVLAFLCHWTACLLIALEPLSPSLGA; encoded by the coding sequence ATGGAGGAGGCGGCCCACGACGCCGCAGTAGACATCAAGCCGACCTGGCGCGGATGGCTGCATGCGGCGACGTTCCCGGTCGCGATCGTCACCGGCATCGTGCTCATCACCGTGGCGCAGGGAGGGGCCGCCAAGTGGGCGGCCGCCGTCTTCATGGCCACGTCGCTGCTGCTCTTCGGCAACTCGGCGCTCTACCACCGCATCGACTGGAGCCCGAAGGTCAAGATCATCCTCAAGAGGATCGACCACGCGAACATCCTGCTCCTGATCGCGGGGACCTACACGCCTCTGGCGGTGCTCGCACTGCCACCGGAGAAGGGCGGTCTGCTGCTGATCCTGGTCTGGAGCGGCGCGCTGCTCGGCATCCTGTTCCGGGTCTTCTGGATCGACGCGCCGCGCTGGCTCTACGTCGCGCTGTACCTGCTGCTGGGCTGGGCGGCCGTGATGTACATGGCGGACCTGCTCGCCGCGAACCCCACCATGATGGCGCTCGTGATCGTGGGTGGACTGCTCTACACCGGCGGCGCGATCGTCTACGCGCTCAAGAAGCCCAATCCCTGGCCCGGCCATTTCGGCTTCCACGAGATCTTCCACCTGTGCACGGTGCTCGCGTTCCTCTGCCACTGGACCGCGTGCCTGCTCATCGCCCTCGAGCCGCTGTCGCCCTCGCTCGGCGCCTGA
- a CDS encoding DUF4307 domain-containing protein, whose amino-acid sequence MTTAQQLDDRYGRTRRRRAPWIVLIAVAALLVGAFGWSIVTTQMNAVDADDLGYDLVDEHSVTVRFQVTGVQGKDVACVVEALDEEFGVVGWKVVEIPAGDAHSQALSATVPTVSEATTGLVNSCWVA is encoded by the coding sequence GTGACAACCGCACAACAGCTCGACGACCGCTATGGACGCACGCGCCGCCGCCGCGCGCCGTGGATCGTGCTGATCGCCGTGGCCGCACTGCTGGTCGGAGCGTTCGGATGGTCGATCGTGACGACGCAGATGAATGCCGTCGACGCCGACGATCTCGGCTACGACCTGGTCGACGAGCACTCCGTCACCGTGCGGTTCCAGGTGACAGGGGTGCAGGGCAAGGATGTCGCGTGCGTGGTCGAAGCCCTCGATGAGGAGTTCGGGGTGGTCGGCTGGAAGGTCGTCGAGATCCCCGCCGGCGACGCCCATTCCCAGGCGCTGTCCGCCACCGTCCCGACCGTGTCGGAGGCGACGACAGGTTTGGTGAACAGCTGCTGGGTCGCTTAG
- the greA gene encoding transcription elongation factor GreA, whose translation MSTDAQVPFLTQEAYDRLVAELEHLSTTGRDEIAKRIEAAREEGDLKENGGYHAAKDEQGKQEARIRTLENLLKTAKVGEAPASRGIVEPGTVVTALVAGGEEVFLLGSREIAVGSDLDVYSEASPLGQAILGLKVGEKSSYEAPNGRDISVEIVNVETYTG comes from the coding sequence ATGTCTACTGACGCTCAGGTTCCCTTCCTCACGCAGGAAGCGTACGACCGGCTCGTCGCCGAGCTGGAACACCTCTCCACGACGGGTCGTGACGAGATCGCGAAGCGCATCGAGGCGGCCCGCGAAGAGGGCGACCTCAAGGAGAACGGCGGCTACCACGCCGCCAAGGACGAGCAGGGCAAGCAGGAGGCCCGCATCCGCACCCTCGAGAACCTCCTCAAGACCGCCAAGGTCGGCGAAGCACCGGCGAGCCGCGGGATCGTCGAGCCCGGCACCGTCGTGACCGCTCTGGTCGCCGGCGGCGAGGAGGTCTTCCTCCTCGGCAGCCGCGAGATCGCGGTCGGCAGCGACCTCGACGTCTACAGCGAGGCCAGCCCGCTCGGTCAGGCGATCCTCGGACTCAAGGTCGGCGAGAAGTCGTCGTACGAGGCGCCCAACGGCCGCGACATCTCGGTCGAGATCGTCAACGTCGAGACCTACACCGGCTGA